The window CGAAACCAAACATGAGATGCTAAGTTTGTGtttgaatcattttattttatcatgttcCAGTCATTTTACCAAGACCTAGAGCACCATTGTTTGTCAATCTTCTTACTGGACAGACCGTAGCTGGATTGACAGGATTGAACAGGATGAGACAAGCTACCAACAACTACACTTCACCAACCTGACCCGGGGTTTTCCTTCTTTAGCTTATTTTGCCAagtttaatagaaaaaaaaatatgtcaaCCTGTCCATTTCAAAAAGCAGGGTGTGTACTTTCTTATACTTCAACCATTTGTAAGACATCTGCAGGAAATTGAACACTAAAGTTGCCCCACTAACCTCAGGTTGTCTGGGCTTGCAATATTGTTTTCAGCCACTAGGTGGTGTGGTGAGTCAGTCCAGAATCTAGGAACTTCTCAATACAGGACAAAGCACAGAAGTGAATAAATAAGACAACTGCTGGAGTGAACTGAAGAGTGAATATGAAGTAaacggaaatggcagaaatgttgTAAACAATGTGGTTAGAATGTTGGGCCTCTAGTGGGCgctgttcatttttattattgaaaccatatgcagagaacaataaaatatcaatattaATTTCAAGTACAGGATGTCAGTCAGGACAGATGAAGAAGTTGGACTGCGATTATAAAGTAACTCTAAACTATAAAACTACccagtccaggagaatctggactgggagccgTGAtgctctggagggaaacactcTTAATCTCCTACATCTGCAGAAAAACCATTTAATACTGCTGATGAGTAGCAGCAGAGATGTTCAACAAAGTTCTCCCTTGGGGGCAGAATGACAAAAGTTGCTTTTTTAGTTGCTCTGGGTTctattgtcatgtaaacacccccccccccccccccccccccccccccccgaaatgccacaaaagttttacattttcatttaaaagggAGAGACTGATCATTGGGCCAAAACGTCAAAggttttctctccattttatTTAGTTTGCTGATGTTTTGGGGTCAGATTAGACGTTTTGAGGGTGATAAATAAAGAAAGCCCCTGCGCAGGGCCGGTGCACCGGGGCCGGGTACCCACCTCAGACAGCTCCCGCTCCAGCTCCACGGCGCGCTGCACGATGGGCCCGCGCACCGCGTACTCCACCTTCTTCACGGTGGGGTTCATGTTGTCGATGGTCAGCACCTTGGCGCGGGACATCATCCCGTTGTCGGTCATCTTCTCCTTGGGGAGTCCCCGGCGGGTCGCGCTCAGACCGGACAGGGCTCTGCCGGGGGGAGAAGAGGGGGAGGCGGACGGAGAGGTGAGCGGCCGCACGGCGGGAGCTCCGCCGCGGAGCGCGGACGAGAGCAGCTGCATCCGCGTCGCCGACATGCTTCAACTTTGTCGTTCAggaaagtaaaaagaaaagttccaGAGCGTCCTcgaatgctgctgctgctgcttcagtcagaGTGCTGGAGACGCGGCGCGCCGCGCTCCTAAAACGAGGCGGCGCTCGAACCTTTGGACctccggcggaggaggaggcgggcggagcggagcggcgcgcaCATGTGTGAACGAACAGCCCGTCAGAGGGAAGTTTTTATGGAGGAGAGGGCTGGAAGGCTGCTCACATGGCAACACTGCAGCCGGTCTGCGCTGCGCTCCCCTCTGCGGGTGAGCCCCCGCCCCGCGCCGCGCCTCCGGCTCCTCCCGGTGGCATCTGCCGAACGCGCTTCTCCGGTTACTGCCGGTGCAGACCACCGGGACGGTGCAGAGGGGCCCGGCTCTCAGGTGGAGCCATTTgaattaaagccagttttatTCGTTCATGACTAATAGAAACACTTCCACACGTGTTTAATTAGAATAAACCACTTTTTGCTTGATCAACAGAATAAATGGCACCAACACACTGGGTTTGGTACTGTGTGATACTTCTTCTTTGGGCTGCTGTAACAGTGACATTTCCCCATCCTTTgatcaataaagttttgttttatcttatcttatcttatcttgtCAAGCATTTAAAAATTAACTGCACTCACAGAAAGTGCTCTGAACTTTTTGGATTAGATTAAAATTTAGAATGTCAGGTACAAAGCCTGTAGGCTGTGgggacattttactgtattttgtacTAGAAAGTAtctttaaaattggcttcatgtagAGATTTTCTGCAGTAGTAgcttggttttgtgaaaatataggcATTTTCATCATGAGTACTCTggaccacaacaaagaaaaacttcagtttaaatttgaaggttggcactattttactggcCCGGCccactgaagatgaaattgggctgtttgACATCTGAAATAGAATGTCTTTGAAAGTCTGGGATTATATCAAACCACTCAAATAAAGTTCAGTGAGAGAGAAAGCTTGTTGGAATGTGGCTGGCTCCCATcccgctgcctcctcctgtttcccctcctccctcagctCAGTGGCTGGCATGAGGGACAAAGGAGTTCCCGCCTTTGGGGAGGATGAATGTAAATTAAAGTGGATGCATTGAGcaaacctctctctcttttaactttttttctgcagattgCATGATGGGGTCAAATAGAGGGAAGACGTTTTGAGTTTCTGATTCCTTGGCATCCTCAAAGAGGAGACTGTCCATTGGCTGAAACGACTTCTAACAATGGCGCCTGTGGCCTCTGCCACAGTGCCACCATTGTAATGCCAGTGGGTGGAAACCAGAGGCCTCGCCACACGTACGTGAACATTTGCTcttgagaaaatgttttgctCATTGCTTCCCGATTTCTGCCTTTGGTGGTGACACCAACATACAGCTAAACAGTTCCggtgattttttaaaaagttttttttttttgtggtcgAATTTTTGAATAGATGTGACATATAGTCCAGATACCTTATCTTGAAGTACCATTTCccaccacaaggtggtgcattGAGTCATTAAAGCTTTTTGTCTGTTATCagtccaacaacaaaacataacataaaaaaaagaaagaaagaaagagaaaaaagctgGAGCAGAAGGTGAAAATATTGGTATATTATGGGTGGATGAACTCAAGATGAGCCTTCGCTCATTGTAAGATGTATTTCAAAGCAAACCTGGGCTGGATaaatgggatggatggatggatggatggatggatcaatctTACATACTGTCTTTAACTTGTGAGAACATAAGAATCTAAACGAGTCTTCCAGTACCACTGACATCTATAAGGGTAAAGTTACTGTTTCTAGAGTATATTCTGCACCTCCACCCATCAGGAGGCGCCAACACTTGTTTATTGTTAATTGTTTAATGTTGTTTAGGGATCCCTGTTAGCTTCCACCGTGGTGGTTGCTAGTCTTCCTGGGGTCACTTGACAGGTgataaaacaaacataacagCTGAAGATCTTCACAAATAacaactgaaactgaagcaaaCACCAGCGATAACAAATGTGCAAGAGTGCCATCACTTGAAACCTAAAgactgcacctttaaattaaacCTAAAACAGTCtcttaaaatgatttttcaatATTCGAGGTTATTAAATAATCCAGTCTGTTCTCAAGTGAAGATCTTAGGAGTTACTGACTGTATGTCGTCCCAATTCCAACAGCTGAACAATACGCATTACTGGAATCGTGCATACTGCACCTCGAGGTTATGTGACTTCTTGTGCAGTATGTGAGCAGCAGTGACTTACTGGTGCATCTCGTCTGTCCTCGGAATTTAACCATTCTACAGAAGGCTGCATGGTATAAGTTGAACATTGGCACTGATTCTCAGTATCTCTATAAAGGCAGATGTGCTCAATGCTCATTTGTTAAAGATCTCCATGCCTTGAGATTTGTTGTTCTAAATAACAGCATATTCTGAATCAATGGATAATTAATTTTTTATATGGCAATTGTTCATTTTTCgtgaattaatcacatttttccagttttcttaTACATTTAAATCCGTCATTTTGAATTTCTGGAGCATAAACCTTTTGATTTCAATACTGCACATTTATATcatgatgatgaaaatgttttgaatgaCTGAAGCAGAAATGTCAGACATCATCACAGAATAATAGTTAGCTCATGCTGATGTCTTCAGCTGAAACCGCCTCAATCAAACCCCTGAGCTTGCAGAGGGAGTGACAGTGAGAATGGGACAGCAGGTGATACGATTGGTCCCATTTATAGCTGCACACTGTGCCGTTACGCAATGAGTCACCAAACCATTGAGTAAGTGGACCTAATGAGGTCTTATCATATCAGCAGGGGGGGGCAACGCAAATAAAACACTCCATGACACAAAATGgttcagcagaagaaaaaaaaaatcaactatattaaaaatcaaacattcCAACATATTTAAACCAAAATGATACAAACAGCAGAACGTCCAGTGTGTCCTCGTCACATTACGGTCTGAATTCAACGTCAGGTTAACTAACCCTGACGACACTGACAGAGGAACGGCCTTGAAGCCAGAACAGGTCGACAGCAGCAACTTATCTCTTCACTGCAGCACAGATTAAAGCACTTCGGTGTCACATTTTCAATgctttttggtatttttttgtcagttttacagaaataaaataacattaactGTGCAAACTTTAGTCCCCAACATACAAAACTTATCAATGATAACTGATTATATTCATCTTTTCAgatttttacagtttgattCAGTTCATGAGGGGCAGCAAAAGctttttcctccccctcttATACAGATTAAAATCATTTCTATCAACCTTGAGATTAAAGTACAGAACTACTACTACCTGTCAAGTCTGGGACTTGCGGGATCCAACCGTCTGCTCTTGGGCTGAGAAGGCGCCACCTGCAGATCTTTATCAATGTCTCTGTCCGTAATAAGAAAGAgatgattttaatttgaaatgcatATGatatataaatcaaacataGTGGTGACGTCCAAAGATGCTTCAGTCAAAGTGTATTTGTCTCAGtaaacacactgttttcagcaAATAGCGTTTTCTTCACGGGTCTCAGCTTTTTTAATCCGAGAGCCGAATTGTGCATTACTGTAGTTTGATCAATTCATATCCTTTTATGGGAAACAGGAAGCACTGAATCCCACACAGGTCAATTCAATGCAGCATCTTTCTGACGAATCATTATGTCTAATGCAAACCTCAACAAGGGTTAGAAAAGCCACCCGTGTGTTGATTTCTGGTATTTCCTGAGACTTCTTGCACAAGCATGCAGCTTTCCGGTCAATCCCCGACAACCCGGCAGTTGTGTGAAATTGCAGCTCTGATTTATTCATGCAGGTTCAATCAGTGCTCTCTTTCTGATATCGTGGACACACGGTGAAActcagacaggttccactttcaACTCTCAGATCTGGTTGGGATCATTTAAACACACCCACGTGCCAATTTCCAAAAAGAGCTGATGCAATAGGGCAGGTGAATTAACCACGTTTCAAATCCTTTTTAGCTGCAGTTACCGTTGAAATGTTTTGACTGAATAATTTGCTTCTTATGTTAAATACAGTAGCTCTGTTCCCCCCCCCGCCCAGTAAAGAACATAGTGGTCCATCCCTGCTCTACTTTTAAATTCACATTACAAACCACCTCTCTTCATCATGGTGGATTCTAGATTATTCTGTCAAAACCCTGTTGCAGCCACGATATCAGCCAGAGTCTGTGTTGCCACTGTCCGCAGAGCGAAGGTGGGAACATCTGGCGGGCTGAGTAAGAAGAGCTGGTGCTGAGGGGTCTGCAGCCCGAAGCTTTTACACTCCTCAGTGACCAGGTAGCACTGCTGGGGCTGGTGGCTGAATCCCTGGAGGAAGTCTCCAACCAGGGCCCGCTCCTCTGGAGGGCCGcacgccgcctcctcctggcTGAAGTAGCGGGAGGTGCTGAAGGTGTAGAAGGATCGGAGCAGCTCCCAGCGGCGGGTTTTGGAGagggtgtggtggtgggggaaCATCTGCACGCAGCAGACGGAGCGGCGGGTTTCTCGGTTGATGAGCAGGAGGGCCAGCACGTCGGGCCGAAGGGTCACGGATCCGGGAAGGCATCGCTCTCCCAGGGCCAGGCACTCCCTCAGGGTCTCCACCAGGGGCGACCAAAAGCGGCCCACCAGCTGGGCCTCTGCCTCATGGAGGGGGGGCGTCGGCCCGCACAGAACGCACACATCCGCCCCCGGGAGCAGCTGGAAGCGGAGGAGCCGGTGGGCGACGGTGGGGCTGCCCTGAGGGAGGAACACCGGGTAGTCACAGGACGCCGAGCCGGAGCTGGACAGGGACCGGACGAAGGCCGAGAGCAGGATGACCTCCTGCGGGGCCAGACGCCACCACTTCTCGGTGGCGGAGGCAATCCGGCCGTGGACGATCAGGCAGCCGAACTCGCTGTCCGCGGCCCGGGCAAAGCCGTCCACGGTCTCCTGGAGGACAGAGGCGTTcgggggcagcagtgagtcagcaCAGTGGGTCAGACTGCCCAGGATgccctccagcttctcctccagcagcagatcgATGAGGGAGAAGCAGGATCGCAGCTCCTTCTTCAGCCTCTCCACGTTTTTCACGTGGACCAGCTCGTCCTGGCCCAGAACCAGCACCATGCAGCTCCACACGTTCTCCAGGAGGCGTCGGAGCCGGACCTGCTCCTCCTTACCACCGCCCCTGCTCACCGCGATGAGCATCACGCTGTCCTGGAAGACCCTCCACACCACGCCGCCCCCGGCCTCCGTCTCGCAGGAGGACAGCACGGCCCCCTGCCCTCCTCCGAACATGTGCACGCCGTTCAGGGAGCCGATGACGGAGAAGGGCAGCTGGCGGGAGGCGCCCCGGGTGAAGAGCGGGACCCCGCTGCTGGCCGTGAGGCAGAGGAGCTGCGTGGATCCGTCCTGGAGCATCATCACGGACGATAACAGGAGACCGAGGCGCGCGATGTTGCATCAGCATCACATAAATCAGCCGCACATCAGCGCTATGGCGGCCGCAGCGCGTGAATACACCGCGGCCGCGTGCCAGACTACCACGGGAAGGTTAACAAAACAAGTTACCGTCGTTTCCACAGTAACGCTGTCCCATGGTTCATCTTGAGGGCGGCTTCATCCGGCTGGTCGGGCGGGACGGCCTCGGTTCAGCTCTCGTCGCTGCCGCCTGCCGGGCTCCGCTACGTACAACTGACATCCGTCCGCGAGAGCATCGCGAGACTTCCGCTGTATTCAAGTACTATTGCTCAAGTATCGCGAGAGTTCCCAGAGATACGTAGCCATGGGAACATGTTCCagaaggggaggggggaggagttACCGCGCAAATCTCGCGAGAGGAACAACATGAAAACGAGACCAAAACAATTTTCTCTCAAAAGTGAAAattcaaatacaaaaaattGAATATagagcagaaaaataaatacaaaaaaaaagaacaaaaagtcCTGCATGAGGCGCTTGTATATTTACGTTTTTTTCAAACAACAAGTCAGATATGTGAACATTATAAATCAAATTTAGACTCAGTTAATGATTAAAGATTTAGAAAACTATTGAGGTAGgtgaacgttttttttttgttttttttaatccatagtttcatttttttccagttcagGGCGGCAGGATGCTGGAGTCGATCCCTCCTTGGACTCTGGGATTCCATCAGGATGCAGAGGGATCCACACAGGTCCAGCCAGGATTTGAACCCACACCCTCTCACGATGAAGTGGGACTGCTAAGCGCTGCGCCACTCTTCTGCATTAGTTTTCTCCGTGCTGTTCAATAATTTAAAGTGTCAAATTCACTGTATTGTTACAAAAAATGTTTCTGAGAATTGAGATGTCCTTCTGTCCTATTCAATATTCAGTGGATTTATGTATGAACTTAGCCCATTAAAAGTCAAATACTGATGTGCAGCACTATAACATGagattttcatttcagtcaaaCATTAAAGTTGAATATTTAAACTTCTCGCTATCAGAAGTGATCATTCTACAAACTTTTGAATAGATTTAAGAAAATTTCATACCCAACACATTTAACAATCCTGTCTTAGAATTTTAGGTCTGACTGAACtgtgatattttttgtgtgcattcatgtgtggtaaattcaaaatgatagaattctaaaaatgaaatatttttgatTCATGTACAATTACTCCACAAAAATTGGATAGACCATTTCAAAATATTCATTGGACTGTGTTGGCCAGAGAGGCAGAAGTCAAAAGTCaggtaaaaatgttaaaaaacaacaaactgctcCATTTTTCAGCACTTCTGGTGGTGGAAActgcacacaaaagaaaaaaatagttaaaaaaagtGATCAAATGTGCTCAAGGATTAGGGTCAAGAGAAAAAAGGCTGTTAGAAGTTATCTCTAAGCACAAAGACCTTTTGATGAAAATAACTAGATGtatatggaaaaaaattaaGGTTGAAAGATTAAAGTGTTTATTCCATTGTCTTCAGTGTTACATCAGCCATGACTCACTATGAACTCCAGTGGATTATGCAACTGGACTGAAAACAGATTAAGTATTTTTTATATGAACAAATATAAAACCCCAATACCTCAATCAGCAAAACCTCAAAGTATTTTCACCTCACGGGTCTGTTGAAAATTCTTCTGCTCTGTTTGATTTGAACAAAGACGAGACAAACAGAGTAGTAAAGACTGTTTTTATTCcttgaatacaaaaaaagtccTGAACAGTGATGACTAAAATAGAACAATAGAAAAGGCACGATAATTGACTGGAAAATCACACTGTgccataaaaataaaatatggtCTTCTTTCTTCTACggtggctggaaaaaaaaaaaaaaaaaggctttcttcttcttctctggagtGGATGTGACTCCAGAGTGGTACAGTGGAGGAATCCTGTGGCAGTAGGATGGCTTGGCATGAGGAGCAGTGTTGAGGTCGACTTTTCCCTGTAGCATCAGAACAAAGGcctgccaacacacacagacacacacagacacacacagacacacacagacacacacagacacacacagacacacacagacacaaaggagCAGTTTATTCGGCTGGCAGTTCACCACTTGGTTCCGTATTGTCCTGGTGCAAACAGCGTGCTAACAGTGGAAGTACTGTAGACACACAGAGAACGCTCTGattccgtctccgtggaaacgggggaaaaatgCAACCTTTGCAACCACGACCGACAGCACCAACCGGTGATGAGGCACGGTAACTACAGCgttttcagggtttctgtgTAACGgaaaaatgttccaaaaacacacaaaaacctctggaatgaaaatacaaaaacgttTTCAGTGGAAACAGCGAGGAAATCAGGCCACAGTCTGTCAGattttatttagtttgtttGGTGGTTTGTAATCATCCAGAATTTGCGTGTTTATTATTCAATGAGACATTTTTCAGAATGGACACAGGACAGGCTGAGattttttaattctgttaaTTAGACAATATTTAACGagtttttatcatttaaatgttttaaattcgTTCGACATGTTGAGAAATGAGCAAAACAGGTTAAAACAGCCCACAAAGGGAAAAACGGCCATGACAGCTGATTAAGGACTATAAACAGTAATAAATTCACAGCGGTTAATGACTCTACTTTTTATCGTCACTGTATTTTTCTTACTACTATGATTTTACTCAACAGTGTATTGCTACCGTCTTCATTTACtactgatgtgtttgtttttttaattgcatgcCTTTAtaaatttctctctttttcctgaGTGTTGCTGGTTTAACCAGTGGATACtgctgaaaactgaatttcttatcAGCAAGTGGTGCAGCTTGTTAAACACTTTCAGATTATTTCTATCGTCCAGTTTTCCCTCCATAACCTTCATGCAGCTCTTTTCTAATTGCTAAGCCAAGCACTGtgacgtgaaaaaaaaagagtaagaaCTTGTTAAATGGTTTTGCTCACGGTGGGCTGAATGAGTTCTCTTTAAATCTCTCAGAGCCCGGCTCGGTGACTTGCACAGCCTTTCTCCTGGAGGTCTTAAGAGAGCGTTTAAAGCTCGGCGTGATGACAGCACACACTTAAATAGcagggaggagagcagaagCCTGAATGTCAGAGGTTCAGATCAGACTGATCCAGCCGTCAGTCTCCTCTGACAGCTAATCTGGAAGCTCTGGAGATAATCTGTCGAAGGCATGAGCGTCATCTGTGTAAATTATACAAACAAATCGTTTTTGATCTTTTAGACTGCTGAAGCTGCAAAAATCCTACTTCAAATCCATTCACTACATCTTAATGAGCAACAGTGTCTCTCTTTAGCCTGCTGCTTCCCACTTTACTGGATTTTTACAACCTTTAGCATACATGCCGTCACACACTGACCCTGGAAGatcggggtgtgtgtgcgtgtgtgtgtgtgtgtgtgtgtgtgtgtgtctcaccatTGAACATGGTGGCTGGTTTCACAGGAAGGAGCAGACTTTCTGCGGCCTGAAGGGGTTGGTGCTGGAGGACACGCCGGTGAGCAGGGGGTCCTGCAGAGCGTTCTGCAGGCAGAACTgttggaggtctgcagctgccTGAGAGACCTGCAGAGAGCGAAGACGAAGAGTCGCTCAGCGATAACAGAGGTCAGGATTCAAGTCTTGTTTACAACACGGAtctgcttgtttctgctttcaCTTCACTGCTTTACACATGTAAATTGCTCCGTGTGTTTCAAATGTTGTGAATCAATCCCTCCAGTAGAGGGCAGTGCAGGCTGTTGGCTCCATGAGGGACAATGTTTACCAATCTAATCATCCATGAAACCGCTAAAATAAGAATTTGTGTCCATTCTCGTGAATAAAAACCAGTCTGGGGATCATCTGTTGCTTTATGCTGCAACTTTTCAACTCGTGAAGACATTTATAAACTGTTCACCCAAGTCATTTGAAGCTTTTCTTTCTGAGACAAAGTTGCCCTGACTGTatccacacacattcactccatCTTCCCTCACAAcggacttttttttattgcactgAAAATTGAAGACAAGATgcctttttttccaatttctcAAACTATATCACTTCATCAGGTCCATTACTCCCAAACTcctcaaattaaattaaaaaccaCAGAATATGACCTGAAAAGATTCACTGTCTGCGTGCCGCTACTCCCACATGCTGCTACTTCACACTGTACGCAGCCTATAGAGCATtgataaaacaacatttaaaaaagaacattttttccccccattattTTTTAGATTAAACTTACAACTTTAaaaactgagctgaaaatgGCCTGACAAAGGCTTTTATATTTCAAATGCAAGGGAATCCATGTCTGAATCCGTGGGCCTTTCTTTCTGTAAGGATGAATGAAAGGTAAAGGTCAAACTAAAGGTCAAAAATGGACCCGATCTCACAatagagggtggaggaacctgacTGATTCCTGTTTACAGTGTTTGCaagtcaaaatgaaaacagtttctgttgcattctgggGGTCTGTTTGCACGACGACGGCAGTCAGAGACAccgaaaaaacaactttttgaaaacagctccaaaggcagaactttttgaaaatgctctgactcctTCTCCATGGAAAGGATCATTTTGAatgacacatgcacacacacatcctgaacATGCACACCATGGTCATCCTTAATTTTTGTGCACATGCGCAAGCAGATGGACGAAAACGACAATGGTCTCCAGAGTGTCAAGACTCGCAGTacagattctcctgggacttggtagtttatAGATGAAAGTTATATAACAGCAATCCAGCTCCATCAtcgtccatatgaatgtctgtgtactcaGCATAGCTGATGTTTTATCACACACTGTTCTCTGCACACGTGTCTGTAGTTTAATTACAAACAAGGCCAACTTACGGCCTGACATACCAgctacattttcaaaatgctgccatgtaaacacgagacttctctgaaacaaaaaacaaacacgggTATTGAAAAGGTTATAACAAAATATAACCTGATATGTTGCAGGTTTTTGTTGCATAAGTTGCAACCACTTTACTATGTACACGATCAAGTTAGTTTTAACCGTCTTTTTTCGTCATACAGGCTTACTGTGTGTCTGGACGAAGTATGCAGCTGTAAGCTGTGTCTTATGCCTTGGATCTGCCATGTTGTTGTTGATCTAATCACGGGTAG of the Salarias fasciatus chromosome 18, fSalaFa1.1, whole genome shotgun sequence genome contains:
- the fuz gene encoding protein fuzzy homolog isoform X1 codes for the protein MMLQDGSTQLLCLTASSGVPLFTRGASRQLPFSVIGSLNGVHMFGGGQGAVLSSCETEAGGGVVWRVFQDSVMLIAVSRGGGKEEQVRLRRLLENVWSCMVLVLGQDELVHVKNVERLKKELRSCFSLIDLLLEEKLEGILGSLTHCADSLLPPNASVLQETVDGFARAADSEFGCLIVHGRIASATEKWWRLAPQEVILLSAFVRSLSSSGSASCDYPVFLPQGSPTVAHRLLRFQLLPGADVCVLCGPTPPLHEAEAQLVGRFWSPLVETLRECLALGERCLPGSVTLRPDVLALLLINRETRRSVCCVQMFPHHHTLSKTRRWELLRSFYTFSTSRYFSQEEAACGPPEERALVGDFLQGFSHQPQQCYLVTEECKSFGLQTPQHQLFLLSPPDVPTFALRTVATQTLADIVAATGF
- the fuz gene encoding protein fuzzy homolog isoform X2; its protein translation is MFGGGQGAVLSSCETEAGGGVVWRVFQDSVMLIAVSRGGGKEEQVRLRRLLENVWSCMVLVLGQDELVHVKNVERLKKELRSCFSLIDLLLEEKLEGILGSLTHCADSLLPPNASVLQETVDGFARAADSEFGCLIVHGRIASATEKWWRLAPQEVILLSAFVRSLSSSGSASCDYPVFLPQGSPTVAHRLLRFQLLPGADVCVLCGPTPPLHEAEAQLVGRFWSPLVETLRECLALGERCLPGSVTLRPDVLALLLINRETRRSVCCVQMFPHHHTLSKTRRWELLRSFYTFSTSRYFSQEEAACGPPEERALVGDFLQGFSHQPQQCYLVTEECKSFGLQTPQHQLFLLSPPDVPTFALRTVATQTLADIVAATGF
- the LOC115405304 gene encoding guanine nucleotide-binding protein G(I)/G(S)/G(O) subunit gamma-5-like yields the protein MSGSSNLVAMKKVVQQLRFEASINRVKVSQAAADLQQFCLQNALQDPLLTGVSSSTNPFRPQKVCSFL